The proteins below come from a single Oceaniferula flava genomic window:
- a CDS encoding alkaline phosphatase D family protein, which yields MQLAQNNWRTWLGGALVGCFMMTGLSAADGPYLAGGVKIGEVDQTSAIVWTRLTEDQEADFSKLPILTEGLGLRQKSKVRMPTDVLPGAAGEVRVRYWIQGAKDKATETEWSAVSADRDFTHQFQLKGLQPNSSYECLVQARPSGSESPSAEMSGSFQTAPGKDQTVPVQFIVTTCQAVRSIDSGKDGHVAYRRMLEFQPDFFVHTGDILYYDKVPLSQTPAEARAKWGLIFAYGHNQKFHRHVSSYFMKDDHDTLKNDSWPGQTYGELTFDQGLEIFREQVPMGEKTYRTVRWGRDVQIWMTEHRDFRSANNAKDGPKKTILGKEQKAWLMKTMQESDATHKFLIVPGPIVGPDKKGKSDNHANRAFAHEGQELRDFLAKQKNTYVICGDRHWQYCSEDPETGVLEMGCGPINDQHMFGGAPAKDKTYHRYFGKKGGFLWITVENGKAKAEWMSAAAVDAKGKALVHHTEQLGE from the coding sequence ATGCAATTGGCACAGAATAATTGGCGGACATGGCTCGGCGGAGCTCTGGTGGGATGTTTTATGATGACCGGACTCAGCGCCGCTGATGGACCGTATCTCGCCGGGGGTGTGAAGATTGGCGAAGTGGACCAGACCTCAGCGATCGTTTGGACACGGCTGACCGAGGACCAAGAGGCAGATTTCTCCAAACTCCCGATACTTACCGAGGGTCTGGGTCTCAGGCAGAAAAGCAAAGTCCGCATGCCCACCGATGTGCTTCCGGGGGCTGCCGGTGAGGTGCGGGTGCGTTATTGGATCCAGGGAGCGAAGGATAAAGCGACCGAGACCGAGTGGTCGGCCGTCAGTGCCGATCGCGATTTCACCCATCAGTTTCAGCTCAAGGGACTGCAGCCGAACAGCAGCTACGAATGTCTCGTGCAGGCGCGGCCGAGCGGTAGCGAGTCGCCAAGCGCGGAAATGTCCGGGTCCTTTCAAACCGCCCCCGGCAAGGATCAGACGGTGCCGGTGCAATTCATCGTCACCACCTGTCAGGCGGTGCGCAGCATTGATTCAGGGAAGGATGGCCACGTGGCCTACCGGCGGATGCTCGAGTTCCAGCCGGACTTCTTTGTGCACACGGGGGACATCCTTTACTACGACAAGGTGCCGTTGAGCCAGACTCCCGCCGAGGCGCGGGCCAAGTGGGGCTTGATCTTTGCCTACGGTCACAATCAGAAATTCCACCGTCACGTGAGTTCGTATTTCATGAAAGACGATCACGACACGCTCAAGAACGACAGCTGGCCGGGCCAGACATACGGCGAACTCACCTTCGACCAGGGACTCGAGATTTTCCGTGAGCAGGTGCCGATGGGTGAGAAGACATACCGCACCGTCCGCTGGGGGCGTGATGTGCAAATTTGGATGACCGAGCACCGCGACTTCCGCTCTGCAAACAACGCCAAAGACGGTCCGAAAAAAACCATCCTCGGCAAGGAGCAGAAAGCCTGGCTGATGAAAACGATGCAGGAGTCAGATGCCACCCACAAGTTCCTCATCGTGCCGGGGCCAATTGTTGGGCCCGATAAAAAGGGCAAGTCCGATAACCACGCGAACCGCGCGTTCGCGCACGAGGGGCAGGAGCTGCGTGACTTCCTGGCGAAACAGAAAAACACCTACGTCATCTGCGGCGATCGCCACTGGCAGTATTGTTCCGAGGACCCCGAGACCGGTGTGCTGGAAATGGGCTGCGGACCGATCAACGACCAGCACATGTTCGGTGGCGCTCCCGCCAAGGACAAAACCTACCACCGCTACTTCGGCAAAAAAGGAGGCTTCCTCTGGATCACCGTGGAAAACGGCAAGGCCAAGGCCGAGTGGATGTCCGCAGCGGCTGTGGATGCCAAAGGTAAGGCGCTGGTGCACCACACCGAGCAGCTGGGCGAGTAG
- a CDS encoding ROK family protein, protein MKHYFAGLDIGGTTIKCMLVDAQGELAGDLIEVRSYVKEGYLRTFDQLREAMSALAKQAEITFDEIAAVGLDVPAPCSDGVVWGKANLGDDWVGTKIRDEFSKLIGKPVFMTNDCNAAAFGEWMYRPEHHGGLLYVAPGTGLGGGLVMPGGLLYEGNTGLALEVGDLSVPRFEKGELPVDGRGRRGCMEGWVSLVALRRQLANALEQAQYSDHPLAKSDAPIEEKAFQVRDYAEEGDPLAKEIFALQANVLGQGLGDLASILDPGLITIGGGLAETGFRDWFLEEVRKGFAERAMLPYQRSPLAPHDPTTVIEWAIGGDAAAAYGSARKAVELVPYQSE, encoded by the coding sequence ATGAAACATTACTTTGCTGGGTTAGACATCGGAGGGACGACGATCAAATGCATGCTGGTGGATGCCCAAGGGGAACTGGCGGGTGATCTGATCGAAGTCAGAAGTTATGTGAAAGAAGGCTACCTGCGCACCTTCGACCAGCTGCGCGAGGCGATGTCCGCCCTCGCCAAGCAGGCGGAGATTACCTTCGATGAGATTGCTGCGGTCGGCCTGGATGTGCCGGCCCCCTGCTCGGATGGGGTCGTCTGGGGGAAAGCCAACCTCGGCGACGACTGGGTAGGCACCAAGATCCGCGATGAATTTTCCAAACTGATCGGCAAGCCGGTGTTCATGACCAACGACTGCAATGCCGCTGCCTTTGGCGAGTGGATGTATCGTCCCGAACACCACGGCGGCCTGCTCTACGTGGCGCCCGGCACCGGTCTCGGCGGTGGCCTGGTGATGCCTGGAGGATTGCTTTACGAGGGAAATACCGGCCTCGCTCTGGAAGTGGGAGATCTCTCGGTGCCTCGATTTGAAAAGGGAGAACTCCCGGTGGACGGTCGAGGTCGCCGCGGCTGCATGGAAGGTTGGGTCTCTCTGGTCGCTCTACGCCGCCAGCTGGCCAATGCCTTGGAGCAAGCTCAATACAGTGACCATCCGCTGGCCAAGTCGGACGCACCGATCGAGGAAAAAGCCTTTCAAGTGCGCGACTACGCCGAAGAGGGCGATCCCTTGGCCAAAGAAATTTTCGCCCTGCAGGCCAATGTGTTAGGTCAGGGGCTGGGAGACCTTGCCAGCATTCTGGACCCCGGCCTGATCACCATCGGTGGCGGCCTGGCGGAAACCGGTTTCCGCGATTGGTTCCTGGAGGAGGTGCGGAAGGGATTTGCCGAGCGCGCCATGCTGCCCTATCAGCGCAGCCCCTTGGCGCCACATGATCCCACCACGGTGATCGAGTGGGCGATTGGTGGCGATGCCGCGGCCGCTTACGGCAGTGCTCGCAAAGCCGTGGAGCTGGTGCCGTATCAGAGTGAGTGA